The proteins below come from a single Micromonospora citrea genomic window:
- a CDS encoding TraR/DksA family transcriptional regulator, with protein MYVVSRQDELGVLRMVLEEQYERHSTQLALLDRQARRTCADGADVEAASALTAATRRALGDIARALHYLEQGGYGSCERCTGDIPVEELAHRPSARFCTTCQPEPHRQAARGTPVVTPTAPTATPATPTTPTPTTPTPTTPTPTTPTTPTATAATSVAPTAPAATFVAPTASAVALTAPAVAHPAHAVVRTAHTAARAGGAPPEGSWPKAGPPSWRRIHGR; from the coding sequence GTGTACGTCGTGAGCAGGCAGGACGAGTTGGGCGTGCTGCGGATGGTCCTGGAGGAGCAGTACGAGCGGCACAGCACGCAGTTGGCGCTGCTGGACCGGCAGGCCCGCCGTACGTGCGCCGACGGCGCCGACGTCGAGGCCGCCTCCGCGCTGACCGCCGCCACCCGGCGGGCCCTGGGCGACATCGCCCGGGCGCTGCACTACCTGGAACAGGGCGGCTACGGCAGCTGCGAGAGGTGCACCGGCGACATCCCCGTCGAGGAACTGGCGCACCGGCCGTCGGCGCGGTTCTGCACCACCTGCCAGCCCGAACCGCACCGGCAGGCCGCCCGCGGCACGCCCGTCGTAACCCCCACCGCGCCCACCGCGACCCCCGCGACCCCCACGACCCCGACCCCCACGACCCCGACCCCCACGACCCCGACTCCCACGACTCCCACGACCCCCACCGCGACCGCCGCGACCTCTGTCGCTCCCACCGCGCCTGCCGCGACCTTTGTCGCTCCCACCGCGTCCGCCGTCGCCCTTACCGCGCCTGCCGTCGCCCATCCCGCGCACGCCGTCGTTCGCACCGCGCACACGGCCGCTCGCGCCGGCGGCGCACCGCCCGAAGGCTCGTGGCCGAAGGCCGGGCCGCCCTCCTGGCGCCGGATCCACGGCCGGTAG
- a CDS encoding AMP-dependent synthetase/ligase yields MREMAVAPVVTDVELGLAEVVWHNAERDPDHAQFVRPDPDPRSWPVRRSGQGATTVTCRQFRDDVQAVARGLVAAGLQPGDRVGLMSRTRYEWTLVDYALWSVGAVTVPVYDTSSADQLSWILADSGAVACVVETAEHAATLDGLRGALPALAHTWQIDAGDLIRLAGAGRAVDVGQVQARRRHVSAGDIATIVYTSGTTGRPKGCVLTHGNIALDVGNATAALPQLFHSGASTVLFLPLAHAFARLVQVGMVCTRATMVHSADIGGVLNQLRRYRPTFVLAVPRVFEKIYDRARRKAADGHRGWLFTIADRVAVRYSRALDTRAGPRPPLRLAHLVCDVLLYRKLRAALGGRCRAAIVGGAPLGERLAHFFRGAGLTVVEGYGLTETSPALTANTPTAMRIGTVGRPLPGVEIAIADDGEILARGPVVFPGYWNNAEATRETFTDGWLRTGDLGDLDDDGYLRVTGRKKDIIVTAAGKNVAPAPIEDQVRADPLVSQCVLIGDGRPYLVALVTVDPQAWPRWRAAHGHPDASVSDLRDSPALRAAIQNAIDRANRAVSHAEQIKKFRVLPRDLTETDGELTPTLKVRRAVVQERYAADIDALYGGH; encoded by the coding sequence GTGCGGGAGATGGCGGTCGCGCCGGTGGTCACCGACGTCGAACTCGGCCTGGCCGAGGTGGTCTGGCACAACGCCGAACGCGATCCGGACCACGCGCAGTTCGTACGGCCGGACCCCGACCCCCGGTCCTGGCCGGTCCGCCGCTCCGGGCAGGGCGCGACCACGGTGACCTGCCGGCAGTTCCGCGACGACGTGCAGGCGGTGGCCCGCGGTCTGGTGGCCGCCGGCCTCCAGCCGGGCGACCGGGTGGGCCTGATGAGCCGCACCCGGTACGAGTGGACCCTGGTGGACTACGCGCTGTGGTCCGTCGGCGCGGTGACGGTCCCGGTGTACGACACGTCGAGCGCGGACCAGTTGTCGTGGATCCTCGCCGACTCCGGCGCGGTCGCGTGCGTGGTGGAGACGGCCGAGCACGCCGCGACGCTGGACGGCCTGCGCGGCGCCCTGCCGGCGCTGGCGCACACGTGGCAGATCGACGCGGGCGACCTGATCAGGCTGGCCGGGGCGGGCCGCGCTGTCGACGTCGGGCAGGTGCAGGCCCGCCGGCGGCACGTGTCGGCCGGCGACATCGCCACGATCGTCTACACCAGCGGCACGACCGGACGGCCGAAGGGCTGCGTCCTGACGCACGGCAACATCGCCCTGGACGTCGGCAACGCCACCGCTGCCCTGCCGCAGCTGTTCCACTCCGGGGCGTCGACGGTGCTGTTCCTGCCCCTGGCCCACGCCTTCGCCCGGCTGGTCCAGGTCGGCATGGTGTGCACGCGCGCCACGATGGTGCACAGCGCCGACATCGGCGGCGTGCTCAACCAGCTGCGCCGGTACCGTCCCACGTTCGTCCTGGCGGTGCCGCGGGTGTTCGAGAAGATCTACGACCGGGCGAGACGAAAGGCCGCCGACGGGCACCGGGGCTGGCTGTTCACGATCGCCGACCGGGTCGCGGTGCGGTACAGCCGCGCGCTGGACACCCGGGCCGGCCCCCGGCCCCCGCTGCGGCTGGCGCATCTGGTGTGCGACGTGCTGCTCTACCGCAAGCTGCGGGCTGCGCTGGGTGGACGCTGCCGGGCGGCCATCGTCGGCGGAGCGCCGCTGGGCGAGCGGCTCGCGCACTTCTTCCGCGGCGCCGGCCTCACCGTCGTCGAGGGGTACGGGCTGACCGAGACCTCGCCCGCCCTGACGGCCAACACGCCGACGGCGATGCGGATCGGCACGGTGGGTCGTCCGCTGCCCGGCGTCGAGATCGCGATCGCCGACGACGGGGAGATCCTGGCCCGGGGCCCGGTGGTCTTCCCCGGCTACTGGAACAACGCCGAGGCCACCCGCGAGACGTTCACCGACGGCTGGCTGCGCACCGGCGACCTCGGCGACCTCGACGACGACGGCTATCTTCGCGTCACCGGGCGCAAGAAGGACATCATCGTCACGGCGGCGGGCAAGAACGTCGCCCCCGCCCCGATCGAGGACCAGGTGCGCGCGGACCCGCTGGTCAGCCAGTGCGTGCTGATCGGCGACGGCCGGCCCTACCTCGTCGCCCTGGTCACCGTCGACCCGCAGGCGTGGCCCCGGTGGCGGGCCGCGCACGGCCACCCGGACGCCTCGGTGTCGGACCTGCGGGACTCCCCCGCGCTGCGGGCGGCGATCCAGAACGCGATCGACCGCGCCAACCGCGCGGTGTCCCACGCGGAGCAGATCAAGAAGTTCCGCGTCCTTCCCCGCGACCTCACCGAGACCGACGGGGAACTCACCCCCACTCTGAAGGTACGGCGGGCGGTCGTGCAGGAACGCTACGCCGCCGACATCGACGCGCTCTACGGCGGCCACTGA
- a CDS encoding N-acetyltransferase, whose amino-acid sequence MALDIVTLADRPDLAPLLDDDFDGAWPPFMLWDPMGAVYYGVAHDLYPEFVLAAVDSAEPGRAVARAYAVPLRWTEAELPDGGWDRMIQRATINRLTGATPNIVSALEICVRPDRRGTGLSAVMLAAMREAVAKRGYDTLVAPVRPTGKQTQPDLPMTEYAAQVRDDGLPVDPWLRVHVRAGGRIERVAARSMTIAGTLADWRRWTGLPFDTSGPVHVPGALVPVHCDVAHDHAVYVEPNVWVRHRL is encoded by the coding sequence GTGGCCCTGGACATCGTGACCCTGGCGGACCGCCCCGACCTGGCACCGCTGCTCGACGACGACTTCGACGGGGCGTGGCCGCCGTTCATGCTCTGGGATCCGATGGGCGCGGTGTACTACGGCGTCGCCCACGACCTGTACCCCGAGTTCGTCCTCGCCGCCGTCGACTCCGCCGAGCCCGGCCGCGCCGTCGCCCGGGCGTACGCCGTGCCGCTGCGCTGGACCGAGGCGGAGCTGCCCGACGGCGGCTGGGACCGGATGATCCAGCGGGCCACCATCAACCGCCTCACCGGCGCCACCCCGAACATCGTCTCGGCGCTGGAGATCTGCGTCCGCCCGGACCGGCGGGGCACCGGGCTGTCGGCGGTGATGCTCGCCGCCATGCGCGAGGCCGTCGCGAAGCGGGGCTACGACACGCTGGTCGCGCCGGTCCGCCCGACCGGCAAGCAGACGCAGCCGGACCTGCCGATGACGGAGTACGCGGCGCAGGTCCGCGACGACGGCCTGCCGGTCGACCCGTGGCTGCGGGTGCACGTCCGCGCGGGCGGCCGCATCGAACGCGTGGCCGCCCGCTCGATGACGATCGCCGGGACGCTCGCCGACTGGCGGCGCTGGACCGGTCTGCCGTTCGACACCAGCGGACCGGTCCACGTGCCGGGTGCCCTCGTGCCCGTGCACTGCGACGTGGCGCACGACCACGCCGTCTACGTCGAGCCCAACGTCTGGGTCCGGCACCGCCTGTAG
- a CDS encoding epoxide hydrolase family protein, translating into MTDSEIRPFQIDVPQQQWDDLTARLANTRWPVLPDAGWTRGAPVAYLRELAEHWRTGYDWRAHEAELNKIPQFVTEIDGQRIHFLHVRSPEPDATPLMLLHGWPGSIVEFLDAIGPLTDPRGHGGDPADAFHLVVPSLPGFGFSTPLAASGWDSERMAGAMVRLMERLGYQRYGVQGGDTGSYVAPAMGRQAPERVLGVHVNALITYPIGVEGEQDGLSDVERRRVAAMESYNDGYLQIQAKSPHTLAYGLQDSPVAQLAWIVEMFHRLTDRPDGAALDTVVDRDRLLTNVSLYWLNGAGGSSAQVYYEDITANAWTGDAGQWGDAGTDGEGGAAGDWAAGTDDEGGAAGDWAAGTDGEGDAADDWAAGTRGTVPTGVLVSTAKDITVRRFAEREHNVVRWTEYDRGGHFFALEQPELFTADVRDFFRELR; encoded by the coding sequence GTGACTGATTCCGAGATCCGCCCGTTCCAGATCGACGTCCCGCAGCAGCAGTGGGACGACCTGACCGCACGGCTGGCGAACACCCGTTGGCCGGTCCTACCCGACGCCGGCTGGACCCGCGGCGCGCCCGTAGCCTACCTGCGGGAGCTGGCCGAGCACTGGCGCACCGGCTACGACTGGCGCGCCCACGAGGCGGAGCTGAACAAGATCCCGCAGTTCGTCACCGAGATCGACGGGCAGCGCATCCACTTCCTGCACGTCCGCTCGCCCGAGCCGGACGCGACGCCGCTGATGCTCCTGCACGGGTGGCCGGGCTCGATCGTGGAGTTCCTCGACGCCATCGGCCCGCTGACCGACCCGCGCGGACACGGTGGCGACCCGGCCGACGCCTTCCACCTCGTCGTCCCGTCGCTGCCCGGCTTCGGGTTCTCCACGCCGCTGGCCGCCTCGGGCTGGGACAGCGAGCGGATGGCCGGCGCGATGGTGCGCCTCATGGAGCGGCTCGGCTACCAACGGTACGGGGTGCAGGGCGGGGACACCGGCTCCTACGTCGCCCCCGCCATGGGCCGGCAGGCGCCGGAGCGGGTGCTCGGCGTCCACGTCAACGCCCTGATCACCTACCCGATCGGCGTCGAGGGCGAACAGGACGGCCTCAGCGACGTGGAGCGCCGACGCGTCGCGGCCATGGAGAGCTACAACGACGGCTACCTCCAGATCCAGGCCAAGTCGCCGCACACGCTGGCGTACGGGCTGCAGGACTCGCCGGTCGCGCAGCTCGCCTGGATCGTCGAGATGTTCCACCGGCTGACCGACCGTCCCGACGGCGCCGCCCTCGACACCGTCGTCGACCGGGACCGGCTGCTGACCAACGTCAGCCTGTACTGGTTGAACGGCGCGGGCGGATCGTCCGCGCAGGTCTACTACGAGGACATCACCGCCAACGCGTGGACCGGCGACGCCGGCCAGTGGGGCGACGCCGGCACCGACGGCGAAGGCGGCGCCGCCGGCGACTGGGCGGCCGGCACCGACGACGAAGGCGGCGCCGCCGGCGACTGGGCGGCCGGCACCGACGGCGAAGGCGACGCCGCCGACGACTGGGCGGCCGGCACCCGTGGCACCGTGCCCACCGGCGTCCTGGTGTCGACCGCGAAGGACATCACCGTCCGCCGGTTCGCCGAGCGCGAGCACAACGTGGTGCGCTGGACGGAGTACGACCGGGGCGGGCACTTCTTCGCCCTGGAGCAGCCCGAGCTGTTCACCGCCGACGTGCGCGACTTCTTCCGCGAGCTGCGCTGA
- a CDS encoding helix-turn-helix transcriptional regulator, whose amino-acid sequence MLTNSARLLKLLSLLQTRRHWSGADLADRLGVTTRTVRRDVDRLRELGYPVHSTQGSAGYRLGAGAALPPLLLDDDEAVAIAIGLRTATASSVTGIEETSLRALGKLEQVLPSRLRHRVTTLQQATVRAPVDGPRVEPDVLLTISEAKARHERLRFDYASHDGTETVRDVEPHALVNWGRHWYLVAWDCGRNDWRTFRVDRLRTRVPTGPRFTPRQPPDGDVTAYLSRQLSTGPWAVRATVTLHQPVAAVAELVWPGMGAVEPVDDTSCLLHLGAESAADLAWMVTSVGVDFTVTGPPELVEAIRALGDRCRRAVPTTPVDP is encoded by the coding sequence ATGCTGACGAACTCGGCCCGGTTGCTGAAACTGCTGTCGCTGTTGCAGACGCGCCGGCACTGGTCGGGCGCCGACCTCGCCGACCGGCTCGGCGTGACGACCCGGACCGTGCGCCGGGACGTCGACCGGCTGCGCGAACTGGGCTATCCGGTGCACTCGACCCAGGGCAGCGCCGGCTACCGGCTGGGTGCCGGTGCCGCCCTGCCGCCACTGCTACTCGACGACGACGAGGCGGTCGCGATCGCCATCGGCCTGCGTACCGCCACCGCCAGCTCGGTGACCGGCATCGAGGAGACGTCGCTGCGCGCGCTGGGCAAGCTGGAGCAGGTGTTGCCGTCCCGGCTGCGGCACCGGGTCACCACGCTGCAGCAGGCGACCGTACGGGCTCCCGTGGACGGCCCCCGGGTCGAACCGGACGTGCTGCTCACGATCTCCGAGGCCAAGGCCCGGCACGAGCGCCTCCGGTTCGACTACGCCAGCCACGACGGCACGGAGACGGTACGGGACGTGGAGCCGCACGCCCTGGTCAACTGGGGACGGCACTGGTATCTCGTCGCCTGGGACTGCGGCAGGAACGACTGGCGCACCTTCCGCGTCGACCGGCTGCGCACGCGGGTTCCGACAGGGCCACGGTTCACCCCCCGGCAGCCGCCCGACGGCGACGTCACGGCATACCTGTCGCGGCAGCTGTCCACCGGGCCGTGGGCCGTACGGGCAACCGTCACGCTGCACCAGCCGGTCGCCGCCGTGGCCGAACTCGTGTGGCCGGGGATGGGTGCCGTCGAACCCGTCGACGACACCTCGTGCCTGCTGCACCTCGGCGCCGAGTCGGCGGCGGACCTGGCCTGGATGGTCACCTCGGTCGGCGTCGACTTCACCGTGACCGGCCCACCGGAACTCGTCGAGGCGATCCGCGCCCTCGGCGACCGCTGCCGCCGGGCCGTCCCCACCACGCCGGTCGATCCTTGA
- a CDS encoding YncE family protein translates to MTAAVRGAAVIGDSVFITSRFNTPDGKMRLGEFDVDTGERRSIDDLAIASNGGQKLAADGRYVYIGPAGSAYVHRFDPQTKELVAWARAGGSTTWYYDMVVHGEHLYIGTYPDCTVKRIRLADATVETYGRISTSNYAAAVAVDDEYVYGGSAAPGTLLAWPKAGGAPTDLTAHLSASPVGILDMVVSDGVVHVASGRQLISFRRDGSDRVSRDIPAEDRYVDQLTIGSDGRVYALTRLTTNLYEVTADGLVKVGQPLADVENALLAPLPGGALLGVSGLGHVWKATPGGTAEVWQTATRGFGYPETIQSMMRHTRGTIWVGGHYAMTVHRTEAGTNDRFDINGEVKAMAEGKAGVVYAGLYPSTQIVAVDPDNHQIKVLGQLGNEQLRTKRIVVDRPRNQLIVASSPQTTRHTGALTFVDLATNTFDSHREFLPEQSVMDVVVRGTTAYIAGDTYGEGTTGPIRKVAQVAAVDIVTRTLLWREEIKPDWQSYESLHVVGNLLYAMGRRPRGAWFAYDLHTRTIVMEGDLGGYGQFNGVDGRVFSWVHWTNDISELPTVPGGAVTTLYDNVPRGWYNNPSFHFTPDGRATWGMHGTDLARFPLPRK, encoded by the coding sequence TTGACCGCCGCCGTACGCGGGGCCGCCGTCATCGGTGACAGTGTCTTCATCACCTCCCGGTTCAACACCCCGGACGGGAAGATGCGGCTGGGCGAGTTCGACGTCGACACCGGCGAGAGGCGCAGCATCGACGACCTCGCCATCGCCAGCAACGGTGGGCAGAAGCTCGCCGCCGACGGCAGGTACGTCTACATCGGCCCCGCCGGCAGCGCGTACGTCCACCGGTTCGACCCGCAGACCAAGGAGCTGGTGGCCTGGGCCCGCGCCGGGGGCAGCACCACCTGGTACTACGACATGGTCGTGCACGGCGAGCACCTCTACATCGGCACGTACCCGGACTGCACCGTCAAGCGGATCCGCCTCGCCGACGCGACGGTCGAGACGTACGGCCGCATCTCCACCTCCAACTACGCGGCCGCCGTGGCGGTCGACGACGAGTACGTCTACGGCGGTTCGGCCGCGCCCGGCACGCTGCTGGCCTGGCCGAAGGCAGGCGGCGCGCCCACCGACCTGACCGCGCACCTCAGCGCCTCCCCCGTCGGGATCCTCGACATGGTGGTCTCCGACGGCGTCGTCCACGTCGCCAGCGGCCGGCAGCTGATCTCCTTCCGCCGCGACGGCTCCGACCGGGTCTCCCGGGACATCCCGGCCGAGGACCGCTACGTCGACCAGCTCACCATCGGCAGCGACGGCAGGGTGTACGCGCTGACCCGGCTCACCACCAACCTGTACGAGGTCACCGCAGACGGCCTGGTGAAGGTCGGGCAGCCCCTCGCCGACGTGGAGAACGCGCTCCTCGCCCCGCTGCCCGGCGGCGCGCTGCTCGGCGTCAGCGGGCTGGGGCACGTGTGGAAGGCGACGCCGGGCGGCACCGCCGAGGTGTGGCAGACCGCCACCCGGGGCTTCGGCTACCCGGAGACCATCCAGTCGATGATGCGCCACACCCGGGGCACGATCTGGGTCGGCGGCCACTACGCGATGACGGTGCACCGCACCGAGGCCGGCACCAACGACCGCTTCGACATCAACGGCGAGGTCAAGGCGATGGCCGAGGGAAAGGCCGGCGTGGTCTACGCAGGCCTTTATCCCAGCACGCAGATCGTGGCCGTCGACCCCGACAACCACCAGATCAAGGTACTGGGCCAGCTCGGCAACGAGCAGCTGCGCACCAAGCGGATCGTCGTGGACCGGCCGCGCAACCAGCTCATCGTGGCCTCCAGCCCGCAGACGACCAGGCACACCGGAGCGCTGACCTTCGTCGACCTGGCCACCAACACCTTCGACTCGCACCGCGAGTTCCTGCCCGAGCAGAGCGTCATGGACGTCGTGGTGCGGGGCACCACCGCCTACATCGCCGGCGACACCTACGGCGAGGGCACCACCGGCCCGATCCGCAAGGTCGCGCAGGTGGCAGCCGTCGACATCGTCACCCGTACGCTGCTGTGGCGCGAGGAGATCAAGCCGGACTGGCAGTCGTACGAGAGCCTGCACGTGGTGGGCAACCTGCTCTACGCCATGGGCCGGCGCCCGCGCGGCGCCTGGTTCGCCTACGACCTGCACACCCGCACCATCGTGATGGAGGGCGACCTCGGCGGATACGGGCAGTTCAACGGGGTCGACGGCCGGGTGTTCTCCTGGGTGCACTGGACCAACGACATCAGCGAGCTGCCGACCGTGCCAGGCGGCGCGGTGACCACGCTCTACGACAACGTGCCGCGCGGCTGGTACAACAACCCGTCGTTCCACTTCACCCCCGACGGCAGGGCCACCTGGGGGATGCACGGCACCGACCTGGCCCGCTTCCCGTTGCCCAGGAAGTAG